The following coding sequences are from one Primulina eburnea isolate SZY01 chromosome 15, ASM2296580v1, whole genome shotgun sequence window:
- the LOC140815214 gene encoding uncharacterized protein, protein MNHQSIFPHPWIHGLCMRLYIYTCTPILSVVIQGTETFFVLTLNSFLFLLILDLASSEKIKMVKTGDSSSSGNGPRVNEVEFKYTGVRKRKWGKYVSEIRLPNSRERIWLGSYETAEKAAKAFDAALFCLRGPKAKFNFPDDPPNIPGGTSLSPAEILVVSQQYGNSNLPGLPTDGDAEFQAQVMADQEMEGTSPSSNSEGDGPMNSIDWSFLDMLNSSDENGGSGTWGHVSDFELFHESGDDVYLPPHISTGNDNDDYYDNNGNENEPSFLWNF, encoded by the coding sequence ATGAATCATCAATCTATTTTTCCTCATCCGTGGATTCATGGACTGTGCATGCGTCTGTATATATATACGTGCACACCAATTCTCTCTGTCGTCATTCAAGGAACTGAAACCTTTTTTGTGTTAACCTTGAATTCTTTCCTTTTTCTTCTGATTCTTGATTTAGCCTCAtcggaaaaaataaaaatggttAAGACAGGAGATTCATCTTCTTCCGGTAATGGGCCGAGGGTTAATGAGGTGGAGTTCAAGTACACAGGTGTGCGGAAGCGGAAGTGGGGGAAATATGTGTCGGAGATACGGCTTCCCAACAGCAGGGAGAGGATATGGCTCGGCTCGTACGAAACGGCGGAGAAAGCGGCGAAGGCGTTCGACGCCGCACTGTTTTGTCTTCGGGGACCTAAAGCTAAGTTCAACTTCCCTGATGACCCGCCGAATATCCCCGGCGGCACTTCGCTGTCACCTGCTGAAATTCTGGTCGTTTCGCAGCAGTATGGCAATAGCAACTTGCCGGGCCTGCCGACTGATGGAGATGCTGAGTTTCAGGCTCAGGTTATGGCTGATCAGGAGATGGAAGGGACTTCACCGTCGTCGAATTCGGAAGGAGATGGACCAATGAATTCGATCGACTGGTCTTTTCTTGATATGCTGAATTCATCAGATGAAAATGGTGGCAGCGGAACTTGGGGCCATGTTTCAGATTTCGAGCTTTTTCATGAGTCCGGTGATGATGTTTACTTGCCGCCGCATATCTCTACCGGAAATGATAACGACGACTACTATGACAACAATGGAAATGAAAATGAGCCATCTtttctttggaatttttaa
- the LOC140814261 gene encoding 3-ketoacyl-CoA synthase 10-like, with product MARAEQHLLSTEIVNRGIESSGPDSGSMTFSVRVRRRLPEFVNSVNLKYVKLGYHYLINHGVYLATIPLMLLVFGAEVGSLSTEDLWGRVWESTVKYDLAAVVGFVALSVFTLCVYFMTRTRAVYLVDFACYKPQDDLKVTKDQFIELARNSGKFDEESLEFQKRILHSSGIGDETYVPKSIGSPENTVTMKEGRAEASTVMFGAIDELFEKTKVRPKDIGVLVVNCSIFNPTPSLSAMIINHYKLRGNILSFNIGGMGCSAGIIALDLALDMLMANPNNYALVVSTEMVAYNWYPGNDRSMLISNCYLRMGCSAVLLSNRLRDYRRSKYRLEHIVRTHKGADDLSFRSIRQEEDSQRFRGIKISKDLIEIGADALKANITTLGPLVLPFSEQLLFFSTLIWRILSRNSENSKPTKPYIPDYKLAFEHFCVHAASKTVLDELQRNLGLSDQNLEASRAVLHRFGNTSSSSIWYELAYMEAKGQVKGGDRVWQLAFGSGLKCNSAVWKSLRGIKKPVRNPWMDCIDRYPQAGL from the exons ATGGCCAGAGCCGAACAGCACTTGTTGTCGACCGAAATAGTGAACCGGGGCATCGAGTCCTCCGGTCCCGACTCCGGATCTATGACCTTCTCCGTCAGGGTGCGGAGGCGGCTGCCGGAGTTCGTGAACTCGGTGAACCTCAAGTACGTGAAGCTAGGATACCACTACTTGATCAACCATGGAGTTTACCTGGCCACCATCCCGTTGATGTTGCTGGTGTTCGGTGCGGAGGTGGGGAGCCTCAGCACGGAGGATCTGTGGGGGAGGGTCTGGGAAAGCACCGTGAAGTACGATCTCGCCGCCGTGGTGGGCTTTGTGGCGCTGTCCGTGTTCACCCTGTGTGTGTACTTCATGACACGCACACGGGCCGTATATCTTGTTGATTTTGCTTGCTACAAACCTCAAGATGATTTGAAg GTGACAAAGGATCAATTCATCGAACTTGCAAGAAATTCaggaaaatttgatgaagaaagcCTCGAATTCCAGAAGCGAATCCTCCACTCCTCCGGCATCGGGGATGAGACCTACGTCCCCAAATCCATCGGCTCGCCGGAGAACACCGTCACCATGAAAGAAGGCCGAGCAGAAGCATCCACCGTCATGTTCGGTGCTATAGATGAGCTCTTCGAGAAGACTAAAGTCCGGCCGAAAGACATCGGCGTCCTGGTAGTTAATTGCAGCATCTTCAACCCCACGCCATCTCTCTCCGCCATGATCATCAACCACTACAAGCTGAGGGGAAACATTCTGAGCTTCAATATAGGGGGCATGGGCTGCAGCGCGGGGATCATTGCCCTGGACTTGGCGCTTGACATGCTTATGGCCAATCCTAATAATTATGCTCTGGTGGTGAGTACGGAGATGGTGGCGTACAACTGGTATCCTGGGAACGATAGATCGATGTTGATCTCTAATTGTTACTTAAGAATGGGTTGCTCCGCCGTGCTCCTCTCCAATCGCCTCCGTGACTACCGCCGTTCGAAGTACCGGCTGGAGCATATAGTTCGCACCCATAAGGGAGCTGACGATCTGAGCTTCAG GAGCATCCGGCAAGAAGAAGACAGCCAGAGATTCAGAGGTATAAAAATCAGCAAAGACTTGATCGAAATAGGAGCAGATGCCCTCAAAGCCAACATCACCACGCTCGGCCCTCTCGTGCTCCCGTTCTCCGAGCAGCTCCTCTTCTTCTCCACCCTAATCTGGAGGATCCTATCCCGCAACAGTGAAAATTCCAAGCCCACGAAGCCATACATCCCTGACTACAAGCTTGCGTTCGAGCACTTCTGTGTGCACGCCGCGAGCAAGACTGTGTTGGACGAGCTGCAGAGGAACTTGGGACTCAGCGACCAGAATCTCGAGGCATCTCGTGCTGTGTTGCACAGGTTTGGTAACACATCGAGCAGTAGCATTTGGTACGAGCTGGCGTACATGGAGGCAAAGGGACAAGTGAAGGGTGGCGACCGTGTATGGCAACTCGCCTTCGGGTCGGGTTTGAAATGTAACAGTGCTGTCTGGAAGTCCCTGAGGGGGATCAAGAAGCCTGTGAGGAATCCGTGGATGGATTGTATTGATAGGTATCCTCAGGCTGGATTGTAG